The proteins below come from a single Chryseobacterium nepalense genomic window:
- a CDS encoding 2TM domain-containing protein: protein MKRKNFITLCWVSLATSMFFFFIFTDEKNLENFMLTIAISSMYSFVLGAGNWLINDFLNKKFPWSEATTKRAVISIISILLANIILVYFCNYMNFVVFQKSATTEEYFTGKYNYINWFTINIALLISAFLHAKGFMEELKKNSKKEVVEQKLIAKSANAQFESLKNQLDPHFLFNSLNVLSSLIDENPRQAQKFTASMSKIYRYVLEQKDKELVTVEDELEFAKTYCELLKTRFEDSVDFVFDVKKEDYRRFVVPLSLQLLLENCIKHNFATSSKPLIIKIYSENDTLCIENNLQVREQIKESSGIGLSNIVQRYSLLTKKNVFIEKSEDYFKVKLPVLSAKPNVVSEKINDEDKAYERAQKRVKELKSFYGNLISYCIVIPFLIILNLITSPRELWFYWPMLGWGIGLVAHGASVFAIGKGWEEKKIREILEKQNNHKY, encoded by the coding sequence ATGAAACGCAAGAACTTTATCACTTTATGCTGGGTATCACTGGCAACATCCATGTTTTTCTTTTTCATTTTTACGGATGAGAAAAATCTGGAGAATTTTATGCTGACCATTGCCATATCATCTATGTACTCCTTTGTTCTGGGCGCAGGAAACTGGCTGATTAATGATTTTCTTAACAAAAAATTTCCCTGGTCTGAAGCAACTACCAAAAGGGCGGTAATCAGTATTATTTCCATCTTATTGGCAAATATCATTTTGGTGTATTTCTGCAATTACATGAATTTTGTGGTCTTCCAGAAAAGTGCGACCACAGAAGAATATTTTACAGGTAAATACAACTATATCAATTGGTTTACCATTAATATTGCCTTGCTGATTTCAGCTTTCCTTCACGCAAAAGGCTTCATGGAAGAACTGAAAAAAAATTCCAAAAAAGAAGTGGTGGAGCAAAAACTCATTGCAAAATCTGCCAATGCTCAGTTTGAAAGTCTTAAAAACCAGCTGGACCCGCATTTTTTATTTAATTCGCTCAATGTTTTAAGTTCGCTTATTGATGAAAATCCCAGGCAGGCACAGAAGTTTACCGCTTCAATGTCAAAGATTTACAGGTATGTACTTGAACAGAAAGATAAAGAATTGGTAACTGTAGAAGATGAGTTGGAATTTGCTAAAACCTATTGTGAACTACTGAAAACAAGATTTGAAGACAGTGTGGATTTCGTTTTTGATGTTAAAAAAGAAGATTACAGAAGGTTTGTCGTTCCGTTGTCGCTTCAGCTGTTGCTGGAAAACTGTATCAAGCACAATTTTGCAACATCATCAAAGCCGCTTATCATCAAAATTTACTCTGAAAATGATACGTTGTGTATCGAAAATAACCTTCAGGTAAGAGAACAGATTAAGGAAAGTTCCGGAATAGGACTTTCAAACATTGTACAGCGGTATTCTCTTCTTACGAAGAAAAATGTTTTTATCGAAAAATCCGAAGATTATTTTAAAGTGAAACTTCCGGTGCTGTCTGCAAAGCCAAACGTTGTCAGTGAAAAAATAAATGATGAAGACAAAGCTTACGAAAGAGCTCAAAAAAGAGTAAAAGAGCTTAAAAGCTTTTATGGAAACCTGATCTCTTATTGTATTGTCATTCCTTTTTTAATCATTCTTAACCTGATTACCTCGCCTCGCGAGCTCTGGTTCTACTGGCCAATGCTGGGATGGGGAATCGGTCTTGTTGCCCACGGAGCAAGTGTATTTGCGATCGGGAAAGGCTGGGAAGAGAAAAAAATCAGGGAAATTTTAGAAAAACAAAATAATCATAAATATTAA
- a CDS encoding LytR/AlgR family response regulator transcription factor: MIRTVIIEDEKPASRKLERMLGEFPEIELVAKIESVEEGVSWFTENEHPQLIFSDIVLGDGLSFDIFEKIPTKGFIIYTTAFDQYTLKAFKLNSIDYLLKPVLDEDLGAAIDKFKSFIPSDHLVNSQEIKQLIKKDKTTLSRILVKIGYNLKIVQTHEVSCFYSENKIVYLQTQERAFPSDFTLDELEDILDDRKFFRVNRQFIINSDYIKNIHTSPNYKVELEFQPKEEITVSRDRVKDFKDWLVS; this comes from the coding sequence ATGATAAGAACAGTCATTATCGAAGACGAAAAACCGGCTTCAAGGAAATTGGAAAGAATGCTTGGCGAATTTCCTGAAATTGAGCTGGTTGCCAAAATAGAATCCGTAGAAGAAGGAGTTTCATGGTTTACTGAAAATGAGCATCCACAGCTGATCTTTTCGGATATTGTTCTGGGAGACGGTTTGTCATTCGATATTTTCGAAAAAATTCCCACCAAAGGTTTTATTATTTATACCACCGCTTTCGATCAGTACACACTGAAAGCATTTAAACTCAACAGCATCGACTATCTTTTAAAACCTGTTCTGGACGAGGACCTCGGAGCTGCCATTGATAAATTCAAATCGTTTATTCCTTCGGATCATTTGGTTAATTCTCAGGAAATAAAACAATTAATTAAAAAAGATAAAACTACGCTGTCCAGAATTCTGGTGAAGATCGGGTATAATCTTAAAATCGTACAGACACATGAAGTCAGCTGCTTTTACAGCGAAAATAAAATTGTGTATCTGCAGACTCAGGAGCGTGCTTTTCCTTCGGATTTTACATTGGATGAGCTGGAAGATATTCTGGATGATAGGAAGTTTTTCAGGGTAAACCGCCAGTTTATCATCAATTCGGATTACATAAAAAATATCCATACTTCGCCCAATTATAAAGTTGAATTGGAGTTTCAGCCTAAAGAAGAAATTACGGTAAGCCGCGACCGCGTTAAAGATTTTAAAGACTGGCTGGTAAGTTGA
- a CDS encoding glycine-rich domain-containing protein, with translation METKLILQNDPLWKRLQNFSLDHPNAAFPFSKKLAKEENWTSSFTAKAIEEYKKFVYLCCTLPDGASPSEIIDKVWHMHLVYTRNYWEEFCPDILQKKLHHHPSPGGPAENEKHRSWFEETLKSYREIFQQEPPEEIWKQDLKPLNKQNKSYFGKIALLLGSMFIIFSCTENSSGGLGIFFTLIFFFVIVVLIIKTFSNKSGSDKNNTDAGGDGTFFYTCGSDSSHGDGGSSSGCSSSCGSSWGGGCGGCGGGD, from the coding sequence ATGGAAACAAAACTCATCTTACAGAACGATCCGCTTTGGAAAAGACTTCAGAATTTTTCATTAGACCATCCTAATGCTGCTTTTCCCTTTTCAAAAAAACTGGCGAAAGAAGAAAACTGGACAAGTTCTTTTACCGCAAAAGCCATTGAAGAATATAAAAAATTCGTTTATCTATGCTGTACATTGCCTGATGGCGCTTCACCCAGTGAAATTATTGATAAAGTATGGCACATGCATTTAGTTTACACTCGAAATTACTGGGAAGAATTCTGCCCGGATATTCTCCAAAAGAAATTGCATCATCATCCGTCACCAGGAGGACCAGCTGAAAATGAAAAGCACAGAAGCTGGTTTGAAGAAACATTAAAAAGCTACCGTGAAATCTTTCAGCAGGAACCGCCTGAAGAGATCTGGAAACAGGATTTAAAACCTTTAAACAAACAAAATAAATCATACTTCGGTAAAATTGCTCTTTTATTGGGCAGTATGTTTATAATTTTCTCATGCACAGAAAATAGCAGTGGAGGATTGGGAATATTTTTTACCTTGATTTTCTTTTTCGTAATTGTGGTTTTGATTATAAAAACGTTCAGTAATAAAAGCGGATCAGATAAAAACAATACAGACGCGGGAGGTGACGGAACATTCTTCTATACCTGCGGAAGCGACAGTTCTCACGGAGACGGAGGAAGTTCTTCCGGGTGCAGCAGTTCCTGTGGGAGCAGTTGGGGGGGAGGTTGCGGAGGCTGTGGCGGCGGAGATTAA
- a CDS encoding 2TM domain-containing protein, translated as MDYNQAQQRVHDLKKFYKNLLWFGIITIFIFADDILEKGIFHLSLWNGSIILSIWGIVLIVKAIKLFIFNAEWERNIIRKEMKKTKEPIQF; from the coding sequence ATGGACTACAATCAGGCACAACAGAGAGTACACGATTTAAAAAAATTCTACAAAAACCTTTTATGGTTCGGAATTATTACCATATTCATTTTTGCGGACGATATTCTGGAAAAAGGAATTTTTCACCTCTCGCTTTGGAACGGATCAATAATTCTGTCAATCTGGGGAATTGTTTTAATTGTAAAGGCCATAAAACTTTTCATTTTCAATGCAGAATGGGAGAGAAATATCATCAGAAAAGAAATGAAGAAGACAAAAGAACCGATTCAGTTTTAA
- a CDS encoding 2TM domain-containing protein: METFINKEELAYQKASRRVKELKGFYGNLTSYCLVISFLAVLNLITSPEYLWFLWPMLGWGIGIAAHAANTFGISKDWEEKKIRELMEEERKNTKTL; this comes from the coding sequence ATGGAAACTTTCATCAACAAAGAAGAGCTTGCGTACCAAAAAGCATCAAGAAGAGTAAAAGAACTGAAAGGATTTTATGGAAATCTTACTTCATACTGCCTTGTCATTTCTTTTTTAGCCGTATTAAACCTTATCACTTCACCGGAATATTTATGGTTTTTATGGCCAATGTTAGGCTGGGGAATAGGAATTGCAGCACATGCAGCCAATACCTTCGGGATAAGCAAAGACTGGGAAGAAAAAAAGATCAGAGAATTGATGGAAGAGGAAAGAAAAAATACCAAAACACTTTAA
- a CDS encoding TonB-dependent receptor: MKTKLLFLVTLLFFAVSMAQTKISGRITYKNKGVAEVNVSLKNTYDGATSDSNGNFSFETSEKGNQILVFSHPKYIEVEKSIIIENQEVSVNAELREQINEIDAVVVSAGSIEASDKKRATALLTPIDIYTTAGADGQISSALNYLPGVQKVGETEGLFIRGGTGTESRIFMDGSLINNYFSNSVPGIAGRDRFNTSLFKGNVFSSGGYSALYGQALSGALMLESVDLPDQSSYDFGFSPIFLNAGFQRLTDNKNSSFGASVGYSNLKLMQDVFNFNTDFSEAPESLNGDFNFRIKTKSGGFFKYYGMYDSNRMGVKTQSLEPEDYDWSLVKLKGKNTYHNLSFKQKFGKYLLNAGTSYSFNRSDLDFSTEKNNVENGNTKLLTDGNYINFKTVLERKVNKISALRGGFELNATSEKLSFNDFVQKNYKDLISSAFVETDLGFSNHLSAKIGVRAEYSSYLEQSNIAPRVALAYRFAKDWTTSFAYGIFYQNPESRYINGPANLDFQKAQHYIFQVQRTTEGRSLRLEAFYKKYDDLIKVKNLSYIDGQNQYIQTADNNNGYGFAKGLELFWRDKKTFENIDYWISYSYLYSKRDFMNYPVSLKPNFASEHTLSAVAKRFVPKWKTGFNLSYTYAKGRPYYDIATQNVNGEQEYFVRHEGRLKDYSALNFSVNYLPNLGKKDAKAFTVLVLSVSNILGSKNVYGYNFSMDGNRSSAVVPPVNTFVFIGAFISFGVDKTQDAINNNL; this comes from the coding sequence ATGAAAACAAAACTATTATTTCTTGTTACTCTTTTGTTCTTTGCCGTAAGCATGGCTCAGACAAAAATATCCGGAAGGATAACCTACAAAAATAAAGGCGTGGCTGAGGTAAATGTAAGCTTAAAAAACACCTATGACGGAGCAACAAGTGATTCCAACGGAAACTTTTCTTTTGAAACTTCAGAAAAAGGAAATCAGATATTAGTGTTTTCGCATCCCAAATACATTGAAGTTGAAAAGTCAATTATCATTGAAAATCAGGAAGTTTCCGTGAATGCTGAGCTGAGGGAACAGATCAATGAAATTGATGCCGTTGTTGTATCCGCGGGTTCTATTGAGGCCAGCGACAAAAAAAGAGCAACAGCGCTTTTGACGCCCATCGATATATACACAACGGCCGGAGCAGACGGACAGATTTCTTCAGCATTAAACTATCTGCCTGGAGTTCAGAAAGTGGGTGAAACAGAAGGTCTTTTTATCCGTGGAGGCACGGGAACGGAGTCCAGAATTTTTATGGACGGAAGTCTTATCAACAATTATTTTTCGAATTCAGTTCCGGGAATTGCGGGTAGAGACCGTTTTAATACTTCGCTTTTTAAAGGAAATGTGTTCTCAAGTGGTGGATATTCTGCTTTGTACGGACAGGCGCTTTCCGGTGCGCTCATGCTGGAAAGTGTTGATCTTCCGGATCAGAGCTCTTATGATTTCGGATTTTCACCCATATTTTTAAATGCAGGATTCCAAAGACTTACCGATAATAAAAACTCATCTTTCGGAGCAAGCGTAGGATATTCCAACTTAAAGCTGATGCAGGATGTTTTTAATTTTAATACTGATTTTTCAGAAGCTCCGGAAAGTCTCAACGGTGATTTTAATTTCAGAATTAAAACAAAATCAGGAGGTTTCTTCAAATATTACGGAATGTACGATTCCAACAGGATGGGAGTAAAAACCCAAAGCCTGGAGCCGGAAGATTATGATTGGTCTCTGGTAAAACTGAAAGGAAAAAATACCTATCATAATTTATCATTCAAACAGAAATTCGGGAAATATTTGCTGAATGCGGGAACTTCTTATTCCTTCAACCGGTCTGATCTTGATTTTTCAACCGAAAAAAATAATGTTGAAAACGGGAATACAAAACTTTTGACTGACGGAAATTATATTAATTTTAAAACCGTTTTAGAAAGAAAAGTAAATAAAATAAGTGCATTGCGCGGAGGTTTTGAGCTCAATGCAACCAGTGAAAAACTTAGCTTTAATGATTTTGTTCAAAAAAATTACAAGGATCTCATTTCTTCTGCCTTTGTAGAAACAGACCTGGGATTCAGCAATCATTTATCAGCTAAAATAGGAGTTAGGGCAGAATACTCTTCGTATCTTGAACAAAGCAATATTGCGCCTCGTGTGGCTTTAGCGTATCGTTTTGCAAAAGACTGGACTACTTCTTTCGCTTATGGTATTTTTTATCAGAATCCGGAAAGCAGATACATCAACGGACCAGCTAATCTGGATTTTCAAAAAGCGCAGCATTATATTTTTCAGGTGCAGAGAACAACAGAAGGAAGAAGTCTTAGGCTGGAAGCTTTTTATAAAAAGTATGATGACCTGATCAAAGTAAAAAACCTGAGTTATATTGACGGACAGAATCAGTATATTCAGACTGCTGACAACAACAATGGTTATGGTTTTGCAAAAGGGCTTGAATTATTCTGGAGAGATAAAAAGACTTTTGAAAACATCGATTACTGGATCAGCTATTCTTATCTGTATTCAAAAAGAGATTTTATGAATTATCCGGTAAGTCTGAAACCTAATTTTGCTTCTGAACACACCCTTTCAGCTGTGGCCAAAAGATTTGTTCCGAAATGGAAAACAGGGTTTAATCTTTCTTATACCTATGCCAAAGGCCGTCCGTATTATGATATTGCGACACAAAATGTAAATGGCGAACAGGAATATTTTGTAAGGCATGAAGGTCGGCTTAAAGATTACAGTGCATTGAATTTCAGTGTTAATTATCTGCCTAATTTAGGGAAGAAAGATGCTAAAGCATTTACGGTGCTTGTCCTAAGTGTATCGAATATATTAGGCTCAAAAAATGTTTACGGTTATAATTTCTCAATGGACGGAAACAGAAGTTCTGCGGTAGTCCCACCAGTAAATACTTTCGTTTTTATAGGTGCTTTCATCAGTTTCGGGGTTGATAAGACACAGGATGCCATCAACAATAATTTATAA
- a CDS encoding 2TM domain-containing protein yields MNPIKDDIRYKEAERRVKKIKNFYVFAFVYFAVNIFILVMNYKELKPGETIWHLKYFSLPIFWGIGLIGYAINVFVPGAILGRNWEEKKIKKLMEEEAAQNKYNK; encoded by the coding sequence ATGAATCCTATCAAAGATGACATAAGATACAAAGAGGCGGAAAGACGTGTTAAAAAAATTAAAAACTTTTATGTTTTTGCATTCGTTTATTTCGCGGTAAATATTTTTATCCTGGTAATGAATTACAAAGAATTAAAACCCGGAGAAACCATCTGGCACCTGAAATACTTTTCGCTTCCGATCTTCTGGGGAATCGGGCTTATCGGCTATGCGATCAATGTTTTTGTTCCGGGAGCTATTTTAGGCAGAAACTGGGAAGAAAAGAAAATTAAAAAACTGATGGAAGAAGAAGCTGCACAGAATAAATACAATAAATAA
- the mnmA gene encoding tRNA 2-thiouridine(34) synthase MnmA — protein sequence MKVVVGLSGGVDSSVTAYLLQQQGHEVVALFMRNWNDASVTLEDECPWIEDSNDALMVAQKLGIPFQVIDMSELYKERIVDYMFDEYQKGRTPNPDVLCNREVKFDVFLKTAMSLGADKVATGHYARVDSAIDENGKEIFHLLAGKDNNKDQSYFLCQLSQDQLSKALFPIGELTKPQVREIAKEIGLVTADKKDSQGLCFIGKVSLPQFLQQQLVPKEGEIVEIFKDSPLFTQETPKFSSKQEELEFLSQKINYKRSDGKVIGKHQGAQFFTIGQSKGLGIGGHKESCFIISRDMENNILFVGEGHQFPGLLKKALKIDNSELHWVREDLKLKSGESMEVMARFRYRQPLQKATLYQFDNAFYIEFEELQSAIAEGQFAAWYDGEELLGSGVIS from the coding sequence ATGAAAGTAGTAGTAGGCCTCTCCGGAGGTGTAGATTCGAGTGTTACAGCTTATTTGCTGCAACAACAGGGCCATGAAGTGGTAGCCTTATTTATGAGAAACTGGAATGATGCTTCGGTAACGCTGGAAGATGAGTGTCCGTGGATCGAGGACAGTAATGATGCATTGATGGTAGCCCAGAAATTGGGAATTCCTTTCCAGGTAATCGATATGAGCGAGCTGTATAAGGAAAGAATTGTAGATTACATGTTTGATGAATATCAGAAAGGAAGAACCCCGAATCCTGATGTATTGTGTAACCGCGAAGTAAAATTCGATGTATTCCTGAAAACGGCAATGTCGTTGGGAGCGGATAAAGTAGCAACGGGGCATTACGCCAGAGTAGATTCTGCCATTGATGAAAATGGAAAAGAAATTTTCCATCTTTTAGCCGGAAAAGACAACAATAAAGATCAGTCTTATTTTCTATGCCAGCTTAGCCAGGATCAGCTTTCTAAAGCGTTATTCCCAATTGGGGAACTTACAAAACCGCAGGTGAGGGAAATTGCAAAAGAAATCGGATTGGTAACTGCTGATAAGAAAGATTCTCAGGGATTATGTTTTATCGGAAAGGTAAGCCTTCCGCAATTTCTGCAGCAGCAACTGGTTCCTAAAGAAGGAGAAATCGTGGAAATTTTCAAAGATTCTCCGCTTTTTACCCAGGAAACGCCGAAATTTTCTTCAAAACAGGAAGAACTTGAATTTTTAAGCCAAAAAATCAATTATAAAAGATCTGATGGAAAGGTAATCGGAAAACATCAGGGCGCCCAGTTTTTCACGATTGGACAAAGCAAAGGCCTGGGAATCGGCGGGCATAAGGAAAGCTGTTTTATCATCTCCAGAGATATGGAAAACAATATTCTTTTTGTAGGAGAAGGGCATCAATTTCCCGGATTGCTTAAAAAAGCTTTGAAAATCGATAATTCCGAATTGCATTGGGTTCGTGAAGACCTGAAGCTGAAAAGCGGAGAATCGATGGAAGTGATGGCCCGATTCCGGTACAGACAGCCTTTGCAAAAAGCAACCTTGTATCAGTTTGACAATGCTTTTTATATTGAGTTTGAAGAATTACAATCCGCAATTGCCGAAGGACAGTTTGCTGCTTGGTATGACGGAGAAGAATTGCTGGGAAGCGGTGTAATTTCATAA
- a CDS encoding methyltransferase family protein gives MKILQILFAVSMGVWFLSEILYKNILKSGDNDKKDKDRSTLNILWLAIPLSIASSVSVSYLTKLPISDEDRIYYIGVALVWVGIILRFIIIRSLGKYFTVDVTIREDHKIKKEGFYKYIRHPSYAFSLLTSLGLGLYLNNWFSLILAFLIPFVAFSYRITVEERTLIEQFGEEYLEYRRKTKKLIPFIY, from the coding sequence ATGAAAATACTACAGATCTTGTTTGCTGTTTCCATGGGAGTATGGTTTTTAAGTGAAATTCTATACAAGAATATTCTAAAATCCGGAGACAATGACAAAAAAGATAAAGACCGCTCAACGCTGAATATTCTGTGGCTGGCTATTCCGTTATCCATTGCATCATCCGTCAGTGTTTCATATCTTACAAAACTACCGATTTCTGATGAAGACCGGATTTATTACATCGGAGTTGCTCTTGTATGGGTGGGAATTATTCTTAGGTTTATCATCATCAGATCATTGGGTAAATATTTTACCGTTGATGTAACGATACGTGAAGATCACAAAATTAAGAAGGAAGGTTTCTACAAATATATAAGGCATCCGTCATACGCTTTTTCGCTGCTGACTTCACTCGGCCTGGGATTGTATCTTAACAATTGGTTCTCGTTGATTTTAGCTTTTTTAATTCCGTTTGTTGCTTTCAGTTACAGAATTACGGTTGAAGAAAGAACTTTGATTGAGCAGTTCGGGGAAGAATATCTGGAATACCGAAGAAAAACAAAAAAACTGATTCCGTTTATTTATTAA
- a CDS encoding ATP-dependent Clp protease ATP-binding subunit → MDYKFSQGLSQVFKQSKSEAKRLKSEFLNTEHLLLGIIKTENSAKEILQNLNADLTQIRRKIETLNTASLNPISEEVTNISFTKMADHAVKRAELECRQYKSNEINTVHLLLGILYKYEDPTSNILGAYDIDYEGVSKEYQTMLKNSGQAPQMSAYDDDDEREDFEQMRKPTGNLGSAKSKTPTLDNFGRDLTSLARDGKLDPVIGREKEIERVSQILSRRKKNNPLLIGEPGVGKSAIAEGLALRIQQKKVSRVLFNKRVITLDLASLVAGTKYRGQFEERMKAIMTELEKNRDVILFIDELHTIVGAGSSTGSLDASNMFKPALARGEIQCIGATTLDEYRQYIEKDGALERRFQKVMVEPTSIDETVQILNQIKDKYEEHHNVVYTDEAILACVNLTSRYITDRFLPDKAIDAMDEAGSRVYIKNMKVPTEIIDFEKKIEDIKELKQKAVKAQDYLEARKLKDEEERLQMELNSAQDKWDKDVKEKKETVTEENVAEVVSMMSGVPVTKVGKNELDKLAGMDGNLNGKVIGQEDAVKKVVKAIQRNRAGLKDPNRPIGTFIFLGTTGVGKTELAKVMARELFDSDEALIRIDMSEYMEKFAVSRLVGAPPGYVGYEEGGQLTEAVRRKPYAVVLLDEIEKAHPDVFNILLQILDEGHVTDSLGRKIDFRNTIIILTSNIGTRDLKDFGDGVGFGTSAKKSSSDTRARSTIENALKKAFAPEFLNRIDDIIIFNSLEQTDIKKIIDLELGKLYSRLEKLGYKVELTEEAKDFISEKGWDKDFGARPLKRAIQKYIEDLLAEMLVNKQLNEGETVVLDVNEAKDGLTGKTSKPKKSAEKSSQS, encoded by the coding sequence ATGGATTATAAGTTTTCACAAGGTTTGAGCCAGGTGTTCAAACAAAGCAAAAGCGAAGCTAAAAGGCTGAAAAGTGAATTTCTTAATACAGAACATCTACTTTTAGGTATTATAAAAACGGAAAACTCTGCAAAAGAAATCCTTCAAAACCTTAATGCGGATTTAACACAGATCAGAAGAAAAATTGAAACTTTAAATACAGCAAGTCTTAATCCTATATCTGAGGAAGTTACTAATATTTCTTTCACTAAAATGGCAGACCATGCCGTTAAACGTGCAGAACTTGAATGCAGACAGTATAAAAGCAATGAGATTAATACCGTTCATTTGCTTTTGGGCATTCTTTACAAATATGAGGACCCTACTTCAAATATTTTAGGAGCTTACGACATTGATTATGAGGGAGTTTCAAAGGAATATCAGACCATGCTGAAAAATTCCGGACAGGCGCCGCAAATGAGTGCATATGATGATGATGATGAAAGAGAGGATTTTGAACAGATGAGGAAGCCTACAGGAAATTTAGGTTCTGCAAAAAGCAAAACCCCTACTCTGGATAATTTCGGCAGAGACCTCACCTCTTTGGCAAGGGACGGGAAACTGGACCCTGTTATCGGCCGTGAAAAAGAGATCGAAAGAGTTTCCCAGATTTTATCCCGCAGAAAGAAAAACAATCCGCTCCTTATCGGAGAGCCGGGAGTTGGTAAATCTGCGATTGCGGAAGGTTTAGCATTAAGAATTCAACAGAAAAAGGTTTCCAGAGTTCTTTTCAATAAAAGAGTGATTACACTGGATCTGGCAAGTTTGGTTGCCGGAACGAAGTATCGTGGTCAGTTTGAGGAAAGGATGAAAGCAATCATGACCGAGCTGGAAAAGAACAGAGATGTCATTTTATTTATTGACGAGCTTCACACCATCGTTGGTGCTGGAAGTTCAACAGGAAGTTTAGATGCGTCCAATATGTTTAAACCGGCTTTGGCAAGAGGTGAGATTCAATGCATCGGGGCTACTACTCTGGATGAATACCGTCAGTATATTGAAAAAGACGGTGCTTTGGAGAGAAGATTCCAGAAAGTAATGGTAGAACCTACTTCTATTGATGAGACGGTACAGATTCTTAATCAGATTAAAGATAAGTATGAAGAACACCACAATGTTGTTTATACAGATGAGGCCATTTTAGCATGCGTTAATTTAACTTCAAGATATATTACAGACCGTTTCTTACCGGATAAGGCAATTGATGCTATGGATGAAGCCGGTTCCCGTGTTTATATTAAAAACATGAAGGTTCCTACCGAAATCATTGATTTTGAAAAGAAAATCGAAGATATTAAGGAACTAAAACAGAAAGCAGTAAAAGCACAGGATTATCTTGAAGCGAGAAAACTGAAAGATGAAGAGGAAAGACTCCAGATGGAACTTAACTCCGCTCAGGATAAGTGGGACAAAGATGTGAAGGAGAAAAAAGAAACCGTAACGGAAGAAAATGTAGCAGAAGTTGTTTCCATGATGAGTGGTGTTCCTGTAACGAAAGTAGGCAAAAACGAGCTTGATAAGCTTGCCGGAATGGATGGAAATCTGAACGGAAAAGTAATCGGTCAGGAAGACGCTGTGAAAAAGGTTGTTAAAGCAATCCAGAGAAACAGAGCGGGTCTTAAAGATCCTAACCGTCCGATTGGTACCTTTATTTTCTTAGGAACAACAGGGGTCGGTAAAACCGAGCTGGCTAAAGTAATGGCAAGAGAACTCTTCGATTCTGATGAAGCATTGATCAGAATTGACATGAGTGAATACATGGAAAAATTCGCGGTTTCAAGATTAGTTGGTGCGCCTCCGGGATACGTAGGATACGAAGAAGGTGGACAATTAACAGAAGCTGTAAGAAGAAAACCTTATGCTGTGGTGCTTCTGGATGAGATCGAAAAAGCTCACCCGGATGTATTCAATATCTTGCTGCAGATTTTAGATGAAGGTCACGTTACCGACAGTTTAGGTAGAAAAATAGATTTTAGAAATACCATTATCATCCTGACTTCAAACATTGGGACAAGAGATCTTAAAGATTTCGGTGACGGTGTAGGATTCGGTACTTCTGCCAAAAAATCAAGTTCGGATACAAGAGCAAGAAGCACTATCGAAAATGCTCTTAAAAAAGCATTTGCTCCTGAATTCCTGAATAGAATTGATGACATTATTATCTTTAATTCTCTTGAACAGACCGATATTAAGAAAATCATTGATCTTGAACTTGGTAAATTATACAGCCGTCTTGAGAAATTAGGATATAAAGTAGAATTAACTGAGGAAGCGAAAGATTTTATTTCTGAAAAAGGTTGGGATAAAGATTTCGGCGCAAGACCATTGAAACGTGCAATCCAGAAATATATTGAAGATTTATTAGCTGAAATGTTGGTAAACAAGCAATTGAACGAAGGAGAAACTGTTGTTCTTGACGTCAATGAGGCAAAAGACGGATTAACGGGAAAGACTTCAAAACCAAAAAAATCGGCGGAAAAGTCTTCTCAATCTTAA